Below is a genomic region from Henckelia pumila isolate YLH828 chromosome 3, ASM3356847v2, whole genome shotgun sequence.
TGGTGCTCCTGTCGATCAAACCATCAAAACTCTTTCTGCTTACATGGAGAAGGGTGATTGTATCATTGATGGTGGAAACGAGTGGTATGAAAATACAGAGAGGAGGGAAAAAGCTATGGCTGAATTAGGTCTTTTGTATCTTGGCATGGGGGTTTCTGGTGGTGAAGAGGGTGCTCGAAACGGGCCATCTCTGATGCCCGGAGGGTCCTTCGAAGCCTACAAATATATAGAGGACATCATCCATAAAGTTGCTGCTCAAGTTCCTGATAGTGGACCCTGTGTAACGTATATTGGAAAAGGCGGATCTGGTAACTTTGTTAAGATGATTCACAATGGAATCGAGTACGGGGACATGCAACTGATTGCTGAGGCAtatgatgtactgaaatctgtTGGGAAATTGTCGAACGAGGAACTACGAGATGTATTTTCTGAATGGAACAAAGGGGAGCTTCTAAGTTTCTTGATCGAAATCACTGCTGATATATTTGGAGTTAAGGATGACAAGGCTGACGGTTATTTGGTTGACAAAGTCTTGGATAAAACTGGAATGAAGGGTACTGGGAAATGGACTGTTCAGCAGGCTGCCGAATTGTCAGTTGCAGCTCCAACCATTGAAGCATCTCTTGATTCAAGATTCTTGAGTGGGCTTAAAGAGGAACGAACTGAAGCTTCCAAAGTGTTCAAAGCTGGTGGTTTTGGTGACATTCTGACCGATCAAGAAGTTGATAAGGCAAGACTGATCCATGATGTTAGGCAAGCTCTATATGCATCTAAAATTTGTAGTTATGCTCAAGGAATGAATCTAATCCGTGCCAAGAGCATCGAGAAAGGATGGGATCTGAAGTTGGGAGAACTTGCTAGGATTTGGAAGGGTGGTTGCATTATTCGCGCAATCTTCTTGGACCGGATCAAGAAAGCCTACGACAGAAAAGCTGATCTTGCTAACCTCTTAGTGGACCCTGAGTTTGCTCAAGAAATGATCGACCGACAATCGGCTTGGAGACGAGTTGTTTGCCTGGCAATCAATGCAGGCATCAGCACACCTGGTATGTCCGCTAGTCttgcttattttgacagctacAGGCGGGAGAGGTTGCCTGCTAATTTGGTGCAGGCTCAAAGGGACTACTTTGGTGCTCACACATACGAAAGGACTGATATTCCGGGATCGTTCCACACAGAGTGGTTTAAAATCGCGAAAAAGATAAGTAATTAAGAGTTGGCTTGTTATATTCTTAGAATAAAGAATGGGACATCAATCTTGGATGCCTTACTTGGTCATTGATAAAATATCCTGAAGGTTGTATTGACTTGTTTCTTCCTTCGTATGTTTTCTTGTTGTACTTCTATTagcgattttgagataatttgGAACACTCTGTTTCAGTTCAGTTCAGTGTGTTTTTTAGCACTTTTGGCACCCAATTTAATCCTCGTACTCAAAATTTGGTGACTTTTtgggataaaaaaaaaaattccgtgTGAGACTAAACTTTTGTGGCGGATGAGAGGAGGGGGCTGGCTGGCAGGTGCTTTCTCCCGTCTTTTGTCAAattttctatatatttttatgttttacatgagcacaaaatatttaaagttaaAATATTTCGGGCTGTTGCTTTAGCTCTAGATATTTATGAACATTTGCCCTCGTAAGAATGCTTCATTTGTTTTTGGGCAAATTTGTTTTAAAACCCTAACTTCAATTTGTCGGACAGACGAAAAATGAGTTTCCGCTAagtgaattaaaaaaaaattgtttcagCACTCTCTAGCACGTTTTTTTCGTGAAAATGGGTACAAAATATTATGgtattaatatatgatatttgagtatcaactgAAATATGGTGTAAAAGATATGGATTTTGAGcataaaaaattgatttttttaataatatcaataattaaaaaacatGTTTGGGtactcaaatattatatattattaataaaactAAATCAGTGCTCAAATATTATAAAGTAGTActgtatttttaatgttttgtatTAATTTTCATTTGAGAAAAGACAAATGtgtcattaatattaatatttgctATGCATATTtgggtactcaaaaatcatacaaCAGTATCAAATTTGAAACTGTTTgtattcaaatattttacattagtatcatatttacaatattttGTACTGATTTTCATTTGAAAAAAAACATCTCAACTAAAGGAGCGCAGAAACATTTTTTTGTGGATTAGAGAGTACaaacatatatttttatatttttctaaTTGAGACTGAATGTAAATTTAAGTTAGGATTTTGGGATTTAAAGCAAATTTAGCTTTTGTTTGATCATATTCTTTTAATCTATGGTTTTATTGATTGAACTCTATGAAAGAAATTTCACAAATACTCATATGCTACTCTCAAATTTAACTATTTGAGTAGCATCCATGTCCGGATTTGTGTTTGATCTTCACTTGCATTCACCTCAAAGGTTTTTCTTAgatattttattgatttattgattatttatttaactaTTTTTGAGTTGTATTATTGACTATATACGcattcttcaatttttttttaataagtttaaatTCAAAGAGGAGTTAAAATATTTCTCAACAACTTACTATAACAAATAAAATGATCATCCCactaataaaaatttatatgcaATCACTAATAAGTAATAACTTTAATGAACTTAAAGAAAGgatgtaaattaaaaaaagtGGATAGATGCTTGATCACAAAACCATTATTCAGAGAATCGAAAACGAACACAAATGTGTTCTCGATTCCAAAGTAAAATCAAACATGGGTCcccaaaatcaaataaaccaaAATCAATAAACAGAATTTAACGAAGACTAAATTCATTTTTTCATGCCAGTTGCATCCTTCACCGCATCGACTGCACCCTGTGCCTTGGCCTGCACCTGCTGTCCTGCCTGAAAACACATCCAAAAAACCAAAATCGGGCATGGAAATTTCAGCACAGGTGAATTTGGACCATTAAatgtcatgtttttttttaaatgtccATTAATAATAGTTCTATAAATTAATGCAGTGTCCACTCCACAAAATGCTCAGAaacagaaaatttttttttgcactCTTTTTTGTCTAGACCCCGATTTCAAGAATCATATATTTAAAACTTATATTTATCAGGATTACTTCTTGGATGGATTCTTTGGCAGATTGTGCAGCATTTGCGGCCTTATCCATCATCTGGTTACCCTTCTCCTACAATAAACGACACAAGAAAAGAAAGTAGAAGGAAAAATTAACACATGAATCAAAATTTAGCCGATTCTAAAAAAAGTGTCGTTACGGACCATTGCCCATCTGTGAGTGTCATGCATCCAGTGAATAGGAATGATCAAGAAAAGGAGAGTGCATAGAACAGTGAAGTTAAATTTTAAACCTGTGCTTGCCCTTTGGCCTGGCCGGCTTTGTAGCTTGCGTTGTCCATATTCTGTTAATCGAACTCTTGAGTAACGAAAACACAAGAAATTAATTTCAAGCAAATACGCTGTAAAAGATTATTTTTTGATGGGAATTCAGAGCATTAGGGGAGCTTCATTTATAGCTGTGAAGGCCTATTCACTGGTCGCCATGTGTATTGTTGGGTCTATATTTGAGGTAGAACTATTCAATGGCAACAAAATAGGGACAGCGTTGAAAAAATCTGGTGCCAACTTCATCCAAAAAGATTGAGAGGGCACTGAGAAATCTGACGGCTCTGGTGCAACGTTTACCATTTAGATCAAATGGTTCTATAAATGAGATCATCCAAGAAAATATCCGCCCCTTTTCACCTTAGAATCCGTTCATTTTCTTCATCCCCtggttatttatattttatagcaAACtataatttcattttatttaaggTCATTTCCCAAGCACACCaagaaaaaaatgatataaCACCAAATTTATATGACGCAGGTATATGTTATGTACTGGTAAAGGCATTTTCAAACAAAGAAACGATGACTTTAAAGTACCAGCTCACCATCTCAAGATCAATAGCAGCTTGAAATACCAATCACCAATTCGTGCTCAAGAACATTGCAAGAAAATCTCCACACCATTATTACTGCAAAACAAACCGAGCTTTGCGCATACGTTGCAGAGCGCCAGAGCACAAGCATGACTATAAGTGCAGTGTGCTGTATAAAACATTTCAAAGGAGAATCGTAGCAAGCTAGCCAAACAAAGACGTAGTAACAAATCTTTTAACCATAATTTAGACTCTTGATGAGCTTAATAAGATGAATTCTTCACATAATCAACTTATCTTTTTAATGATAGCTTCAATTGCTGGATTTGATTGTcaatggatttcgaaatcaagCCCCTTTGAACCACATAATCCCAAAAAATATCTAAGGTATTGCTATCAGAATATGTAGCATTCATGCTTTTGTAGATCTTAAGAGTAATCATCAGACGTCTCTTGTACATCTCATCTAACAAAGTTGAAGCACTAACAACATCCCCAGAACTCAAGTATGAATAGGCCAAACTGGTGTAGACAACTGCATCTCCTATTATCCCCCTCCTTTGCATGAGAGTAAGTATCTTTGCTGCACAATTAACTTTTTCTTTCTTACACAATCTTCGTATAATCGCCCGATAAACAGTGATGTCAACACAGATACCCCTTTGAACTAACTCGTCGAGAAATCTAAAGACTGCTTCATCATCATTTTGATCGCAAAACAGATCCACAAGCCATGCATATGTGTTATAATTTGGTGAGACTCCAGCGCCAAGCATACAAAATAGCATCTCTTTAGCACCGTTAAGCTCTCGAGTTTTACAGAATCCATGAATCAATGCATTATAAGTAAAATGATCTGGGTGTAGTCCAGCCTCGAGCATCTTATTTTTAACTTTCAAAGCAGACCTCATATCTCCAATCTTGCAATAAGCATTAATCAATGTGTTGCATGTGATATTGTCAGGCACAATTTTTCTGTCACTCATTTCATTTAGCAGCTTATTTCCATCCTGTATCCGGCCCTCTTCACATAATTTCCGTAGGATGGCATTATAAGTAACTACCCCTGCATACAACTCTTTGGCCTCCATTACACCACGCAAGCGTAGAGCTTCATCAAGATCATCGACTCGGCAAAACCCATCAATCAAAGTAGTATACGTCACTTGGTTGGGAGTAGCACCTTTCATTTCCTTAAAAATTCTCAAAGCCTCCCTCATTCTACCTTCTCTACAATAACTATGTATAAGACAATTATAAGTTACAATATCAGGAGACACACCTCCTCTTTCCATCCTATCTTGAACAGACAAAGCCTCATAATGCATAGACTTTTTACAATACAATGAAATTAACGTGTTATAAGTGAAAAGATCAGGAAATATGTTTTTTGCCTCCATTTCACTCAATAACTCCTCTGCCTTATCCACATCACCGGACTTACAACAAGCGTGAATCAAGACattataaacatgtatattggGAAAAACCCCACATTTAATCATCTTCTTGTAAGTTTTCCACGCAGTATCAGTTAATCTTTCCTTCACCAAAGAATTCAAAAGCACTGTACAAGCATGCAAATGAGGTATATACCCGCAAACCCTCATGTGCTCAAAAACTTGAATTGCATCTGAAGTCATCTTAGAATTTTTTGCATAAAATATCACCAGCCAACTCAAAACATGAGCGTTAACTTCAGAATCGTCATAATTACTCACAAGAGCTTTCAAAACAGGCGGTGAAGACAGAAA
It encodes:
- the LOC140887685 gene encoding 6-phosphogluconate dehydrogenase, decarboxylating 2, with translation MAAPSPKPTRIGLAGLAVMGQNLALNIAEKGFPISVYNRTTSKVDETVERAKLEGNLPVFGFHDPESFVHSIQKPRVIIMLVKAGAPVDQTIKTLSAYMEKGDCIIDGGNEWYENTERREKAMAELGLLYLGMGVSGGEEGARNGPSLMPGGSFEAYKYIEDIIHKVAAQVPDSGPCVTYIGKGGSGNFVKMIHNGIEYGDMQLIAEAYDVLKSVGKLSNEELRDVFSEWNKGELLSFLIEITADIFGVKDDKADGYLVDKVLDKTGMKGTGKWTVQQAAELSVAAPTIEASLDSRFLSGLKEERTEASKVFKAGGFGDILTDQEVDKARLIHDVRQALYASKICSYAQGMNLIRAKSIEKGWDLKLGELARIWKGGCIIRAIFLDRIKKAYDRKADLANLLVDPEFAQEMIDRQSAWRRVVCLAINAGISTPGMSASLAYFDSYRRERLPANLVQAQRDYFGAHTYERTDIPGSFHTEWFKIAKKISN
- the LOC140887687 gene encoding uncharacterized protein isoform X1; this encodes MNMDNASYKAGQAKGQAQEKGNQMMDKAANAAQSAKESIQEAGQQVQAKAQGAVDAVKDATGMKK
- the LOC140887684 gene encoding uncharacterized protein; amino-acid sequence: MIGNVLMYANSESPLVKSVCAVVIKGHWDSHLKPKIGSVVTSSTINQALLVLSSYGLSISWTFFKWVESIPQYKHSLQSSWTMICILTKQRHFKAAQNLLERAACKDFLSSPPVLKALVSNYDDSEVNAHVLSWLVIFYAKNSKMTSDAIQVFEHMRVCGYIPHLHACTVLLNSLVKERLTDTAWKTYKKMIKCGVFPNIHVYNVLIHACCKSGDVDKAEELLSEMEAKNIFPDLFTYNTLISLYCKKSMHYEALSVQDRMERGGVSPDIVTYNCLIHSYCREGRMREALRIFKEMKGATPNQVTYTTLIDGFCRVDDLDEALRLRGVMEAKELYAGVVTYNAILRKLCEEGRIQDGNKLLNEMSDRKIVPDNITCNTLINAYCKIGDMRSALKVKNKMLEAGLHPDHFTYNALIHGFCKTRELNGAKEMLFCMLGAGVSPNYNTYAWLVDLFCDQNDDEAVFRFLDELVQRGICVDITVYRAIIRRLCKKEKVNCAAKILTLMQRRGIIGDAVVYTSLAYSYLSSGDVVSASTLLDEMYKRRLMITLKIYKSMNATYSDSNTLDIFWDYVVQRGLISKSIDNQIQQLKLSLKR
- the LOC140887687 gene encoding uncharacterized protein isoform X2, whose product is MDNASYKAGQAKGQAQEKGNQMMDKAANAAQSAKESIQEAGQQVQAKAQGAVDAVKDATGMKK